One stretch of Astatotilapia calliptera unplaced genomic scaffold, fAstCal1.2 U_scaffold_3, whole genome shotgun sequence DNA includes these proteins:
- the LOC113017979 gene encoding butyrophilin-like protein 10 has protein sequence MEANSQMTGDLSLTLKKPSDRDTGKYICSVKDKRMKRKKTVLLIVTNCQVEVEEGAKFVRLPFRTTENLPEDAEIVWRHTELDPSLIVHVYENGSDQPHKQHQVYRDRTKMNDDLLKTGDLSLTLKHPTESNSGEYSCDVSSKERSILRETTVLLKVKGRVQVQDQTGDIRNRSSSIDPTPLMADQSV, from the exons ATGGAAGCAAACTCACAGAtgactggagacctcagtctgaccctgaagaAACCCTCAGACAGAGACACGGGAAAATACATCTGTAGTGTCAAGGAcaagaggatgaagaggaagaaaacggtgctgctgatagtgacGA ACtgtcaggtggaggtggaggagggggccAAATTTGTCCGGCTGCCCTTCAGAACCACAGAAAACCTGCCTGAAGATGCTGAAATAGTGTGGAGACATACTGAATTGGATCCATCACTGATCGTCCACGTGTATGagaacggctctgaccagcctCACAAACAGCACCAGGTTTACAGAGACCGAACGAAGATGAATGACgacctgctgaaaactggagacctcagtctgaccctgaaacaccccACAGAGAGTAACAGTGGAGAATACAGCTGTGATGTCAGCAGCAAAGAAAGAAGCATTTTAAGAGAGACCACAGTGCtattaaaggtcaaag GGAGAGTTCAGGTCCAGGATCAAACAGGGGACATCAGGAACAGAAGCAGCTCCATTGATCCGACTCCGCTGATGGCTGAtcaatcagtttga